A stretch of [Clostridium] innocuum DNA encodes these proteins:
- a CDS encoding YggS family pyridoxal phosphate-dependent enzyme, which yields MDKKKLQEIQKHLPDHVTLIAVSKTHTKEEIDEAYACGCRVFGENKVQELKEKYDDRYQWHMIGHLQRNKVKDVVPLADMIQSLDSLRLAEEIEKQCAKIDKIMPVLIEVNISREANKTGVYMEECPAFVKQCMQYKHLDVQGLMCVGPLDADRDRIEECFERMNILFHKLQSEYGSEQIRYLSMGMSDDYPIALKHGSNMIRLGTVIFGKRNYSI from the coding sequence ATGGATAAAAAGAAACTTCAGGAAATACAGAAACATCTTCCGGATCATGTTACACTGATCGCAGTAAGTAAAACACATACGAAAGAAGAAATTGATGAAGCCTATGCCTGCGGATGTCGGGTGTTTGGTGAAAATAAGGTACAGGAATTAAAAGAAAAATATGATGATCGCTATCAATGGCATATGATTGGTCATTTACAGCGCAATAAAGTAAAGGATGTTGTTCCTCTCGCTGATATGATCCAAAGTCTCGACAGTCTGCGTCTGGCTGAGGAAATAGAAAAGCAGTGTGCGAAAATCGATAAAATTATGCCGGTACTGATTGAAGTAAATATATCAAGAGAAGCAAACAAGACTGGTGTGTATATGGAAGAATGTCCTGCCTTTGTAAAACAGTGCATGCAGTATAAACACTTGGATGTTCAGGGACTGATGTGTGTTGGTCCACTGGATGCGGATCGTGACCGTATTGAGGAATGCTTTGAAAGGATGAACATCCTCTTTCACAAGCTGCAGAGTGAATATGGCAGTGAGCAGATCCGCTATCTGTCCATGGGGATGAGTGATGATTATCCGATTGCTTTGAAGCATGGTTCGAATATGATTCGCCTGGGTACTGTGATTTTCGGTAAGCGAAATTATTCTATATAA
- a CDS encoding tRNA threonylcarbamoyladenosine dehydratase: protein METPLQRMELLIGENNLEILKRSTVMVVGVGGVGSYAAEALARSGVGTLILVDGDTVAPSNLNRQIHAVYATIGRSKTEVMKERMESYRRDCTIICKDIFYKEEENAVLFDKPVDFVIDAIDTMSSKLSLITYCLKHKIPFISSMGMANRLDPTKVECCELMKTSYDPVAKIMRNLIRKHHIKGKIPVVFSSEQPSVQTKIINENGVTRKQKMPPASSPFVPSAAGLAAASYAMRILLEKGEHHGQ from the coding sequence ATGGAAACACCTTTACAGAGAATGGAGCTTCTGATTGGAGAAAACAATCTGGAAATATTAAAGCGTTCCACCGTCATGGTTGTAGGTGTCGGAGGTGTTGGCTCCTATGCTGCGGAGGCACTGGCAAGAAGTGGAGTCGGAACCCTGATTCTTGTTGATGGTGATACCGTTGCACCCAGCAATCTGAACCGTCAGATACATGCCGTCTATGCTACCATCGGTCGATCAAAAACAGAGGTTATGAAGGAACGGATGGAAAGCTATCGCAGGGACTGTACAATCATCTGCAAGGATATATTTTATAAGGAAGAGGAAAATGCAGTCCTCTTTGATAAACCGGTGGATTTCGTTATCGACGCAATTGATACCATGAGCAGTAAGCTTTCCTTAATCACATACTGCCTGAAACATAAAATACCCTTTATCAGCAGCATGGGGATGGCAAACCGTCTGGATCCGACAAAGGTGGAGTGCTGTGAGCTTATGAAAACAAGCTATGACCCTGTTGCGAAAATTATGCGAAATCTGATTCGGAAGCATCATATAAAAGGAAAGATTCCGGTTGTGTTTTCCAGCGAACAGCCCAGCGTACAAACCAAAATCATAAATGAAAACGGTGTTACCAGAAAGCAGAAAATGCCGCCTGCCAGCTCACCGTTTGTTCCGAGTGCTGCCGGTCTTGCAGCGGCTTCCTATGCTATGCGCATACTGCTTGAGAAAGGAGAACACCATGGACAATGA
- a CDS encoding dTMP kinase, with protein sequence MNKGLFITFEGNDGSGKTTISKLAYEKLKAMGYPVLYTREPGGIDIAEQIRSIILDPANTAMDERCEALLYAASRRQHLIEKVLPALKEGKIVLCDRFVDSSLVYQGIARGIGVEEVFAINQFAIEGHLPDATVFLSVDFETGLSRVTSRGNKDRLDNESMEFHKLVAQGYELIKDKFKERMHIVDANPDVDTVLNNTVACLMEIIENHV encoded by the coding sequence ATGAACAAGGGATTGTTTATCACATTTGAAGGAAATGACGGAAGCGGGAAAACAACCATCAGTAAGCTTGCATATGAAAAGCTGAAAGCGATGGGGTATCCTGTACTATATACAAGAGAACCGGGAGGCATAGATATTGCGGAACAGATTCGCAGCATCATACTGGACCCGGCTAATACGGCAATGGATGAACGCTGTGAGGCATTGCTGTATGCCGCCAGCCGCCGCCAGCATCTTATAGAAAAGGTACTGCCTGCGCTGAAGGAAGGAAAAATCGTTCTCTGCGACCGCTTCGTGGACAGCTCTCTGGTTTATCAGGGAATTGCCAGAGGTATCGGTGTTGAGGAGGTCTTTGCTATCAATCAGTTCGCAATTGAAGGGCATCTGCCGGATGCTACGGTATTTCTTTCTGTTGATTTTGAAACAGGACTGTCCCGCGTCACAAGCCGTGGCAATAAGGATCGACTGGACAATGAAAGTATGGAGTTCCATAAGCTGGTTGCACAGGGCTATGAGCTGATCAAAGACAAATTTAAGGAACGTATGCATATTGTGGATGCCAATCCGGATGTGGATACAGTTTTGAACAATACAGTAGCCTGTCTTATGGAGATTATAGAAAACCATGTTTAA
- a CDS encoding nitroreductase, translating to MDNETLKVIRSRTSLRTYAAKPLREEEENAIIESALLAPTAGNQMLYSMIIIRDQEKKKKLSKLCDYQMFIQDAPLVIVFVADHHRWFDYYRMNGVKRYAEKHGLSFTSPAEGDLMLAVEDAMAAAQNSVIAAESMGIGSCYIGDILENYETVKELLQLPDETFPIAMLCYGHYKQEHKKVFRKRFDRRFVVFEDSYRQLQKEEYEQMFAERAEKEFLTQNKYAAKNYAQQFYARKTGASFSKEMTRSVKEALKAWTGK from the coding sequence ATGGACAATGAAACTCTGAAGGTTATTCGTAGCCGTACATCCCTGCGTACCTACGCTGCGAAACCGCTGCGTGAGGAAGAAGAAAATGCCATTATCGAGAGTGCTCTTCTTGCCCCTACTGCTGGAAATCAGATGCTGTATTCCATGATCATCATCCGTGATCAGGAAAAGAAAAAGAAGCTAAGTAAGCTTTGTGACTATCAGATGTTTATACAGGATGCCCCGCTTGTTATTGTATTTGTCGCAGATCATCACCGCTGGTTTGATTATTATCGCATGAACGGCGTAAAGAGGTATGCGGAAAAGCACGGATTATCATTTACATCACCTGCGGAGGGGGATTTAATGCTTGCGGTGGAGGATGCGATGGCTGCAGCGCAAAACAGTGTCATAGCTGCGGAATCTATGGGAATCGGTTCCTGTTATATTGGTGATATACTGGAAAATTATGAAACGGTAAAGGAACTGCTTCAGCTTCCCGATGAGACCTTCCCCATCGCAATGCTATGCTACGGACATTATAAACAAGAGCACAAAAAGGTGTTTAGAAAACGCTTTGATAGAAGGTTTGTGGTATTTGAGGATTCCTATCGGCAGCTGCAAAAAGAGGAATATGAGCAAATGTTTGCCGAGCGTGCGGAAAAGGAATTTCTGACACAGAATAAATACGCAGCGAAAAACTATGCACAGCAGTTCTATGCGAGAAAAACGGGAGCCTCCTTCAGTAAGGAAATGACTAGAAGTGTAAAGGAAGCCTTAAAGGCCTGGACAGGGAAATAA
- the mutL gene encoding DNA mismatch repair endonuclease MutL yields the protein MGRINRLDEHLSNMIAAGEVVERPQGIVKELVENCIDAHASNIEIQISQGGIATITIIDDGDGMDPEDATLAFERHATSKLKEVNDLWNIHTMGFRGEALPSIASVSHVLLRTNDGTSSTEVEINYGKLISARPCGTPKGTMIEIQNLFQKTPARFKHLKSPQYEFSLISDVVQKFALSHPEIGFCLSHDGRTVFKTKGSGNLLEVLMQIYGRDSAKSAISLDGSDQDYKIKGYIMQPQFNRATKYYMLLYINGRMIRNYHLQKAILDAYSPYMPKDRYPIVVIDLLMDAQLVDVNVHPSKWEIRLSKEKQLEKLLYETIRKALQEQLEVPRVNITKETVKEKVEEQELQFTYERDDSISRLHEEVNDSFIHPEKNEKPSLDMKELRRKIEADKNRRKESAASIQPKTKEILPEIREETASYESEDSTSVKAVTEEADVKVQHEDTDKTEVLPAADTGSEAHTQAIEPDISSDAAVAYKEISQSEELVYEKKAEVEQPQPLNPSLPQLRVIGQFHSCYILAEGEKGLYIIDQHAAQERYHYEIIRKQILDGNNDTQPLLLPITIESTISAVSQADDLNALLEQLGIHLEVFGDHTFVCRQLPLWMKDVEEEAFLCDMIDIWEKDKEISLDKLRKHAIATMACHSSIRFNRSLTLDEMKRVIEDLAHCEQPFHCPHGRPTMICMEDKALIHEFERG from the coding sequence ATGGGTAGAATCAATCGACTGGACGAACATCTCAGCAATATGATTGCGGCTGGAGAGGTCGTGGAACGTCCGCAGGGTATTGTAAAGGAACTGGTTGAAAACTGTATCGATGCACACGCATCAAATATAGAAATACAAATATCACAGGGTGGTATTGCGACCATTACGATTATAGATGATGGTGACGGTATGGATCCTGAGGATGCCACGCTGGCATTTGAGCGGCATGCCACAAGCAAGCTGAAAGAGGTTAATGATCTCTGGAATATACATACAATGGGATTTCGCGGGGAGGCACTGCCTTCCATCGCATCTGTTTCTCATGTACTGCTGCGAACAAATGACGGCACAAGCTCTACAGAGGTGGAGATCAACTACGGCAAGCTGATCAGTGCCAGACCATGTGGGACTCCGAAGGGAACCATGATAGAAATTCAGAATCTGTTTCAGAAAACACCGGCACGCTTCAAGCATCTGAAAAGTCCGCAGTATGAATTTTCTCTTATTTCGGATGTAGTTCAGAAGTTTGCCCTTTCCCATCCGGAAATCGGATTCTGCCTGTCTCATGATGGAAGAACGGTTTTTAAAACCAAGGGCAGCGGTAATCTTTTGGAAGTACTTATGCAGATTTATGGAAGAGACAGTGCGAAGAGTGCGATTTCGCTGGATGGAAGTGATCAGGATTATAAGATAAAAGGCTATATCATGCAGCCGCAGTTTAACCGTGCAACAAAATATTATATGCTGCTGTACATCAATGGCCGTATGATACGTAATTACCATTTGCAGAAGGCAATACTGGATGCATACTCACCTTATATGCCGAAGGACAGATATCCTATCGTTGTCATTGATTTACTGATGGATGCACAGCTGGTGGATGTCAATGTACATCCGTCCAAATGGGAAATTCGTCTGTCCAAGGAAAAGCAGCTGGAAAAGCTCCTCTATGAGACCATTCGCAAAGCACTGCAGGAACAGCTTGAGGTTCCACGAGTTAATATTACAAAGGAAACCGTAAAAGAGAAGGTGGAAGAGCAGGAGCTGCAGTTTACGTATGAACGTGATGATAGCATTTCAAGACTGCATGAGGAAGTAAACGACAGCTTTATACATCCGGAAAAGAATGAAAAGCCCTCTCTGGATATGAAAGAGCTGCGTAGAAAAATCGAAGCAGATAAAAACCGGAGAAAAGAATCAGCTGCTTCGATACAGCCTAAGACTAAGGAAATTCTTCCTGAAATCCGGGAAGAAACAGCATCCTACGAGTCTGAGGATTCAACATCGGTAAAGGCGGTGACAGAGGAAGCAGATGTTAAGGTTCAGCATGAGGACACTGACAAAACAGAAGTGCTGCCTGCTGCCGACACCGGGTCTGAGGCACACACACAAGCTATAGAACCAGACATTTCTTCGGATGCAGCTGTTGCATACAAGGAAATCAGTCAGTCCGAGGAGCTTGTCTATGAGAAAAAGGCAGAGGTGGAACAGCCACAGCCTTTGAATCCGAGTCTCCCACAGCTTCGTGTGATTGGTCAGTTCCACAGCTGCTATATCTTGGCAGAGGGTGAAAAGGGTCTGTACATAATTGATCAGCATGCAGCACAGGAGCGCTATCATTATGAAATAATCAGAAAGCAGATTCTTGACGGAAACAATGATACCCAGCCGCTGCTGCTGCCTATAACAATAGAATCTACGATTTCTGCTGTTTCGCAGGCAGATGATTTGAACGCTTTGCTGGAACAGCTCGGCATTCATCTTGAGGTCTTTGGAGATCATACCTTTGTGTGCCGTCAGCTGCCGCTGTGGATGAAGGATGTTGAAGAAGAGGCTTTTCTCTGCGATATGATTGATATATGGGAAAAGGATAAGGAAATCAGTCTGGATAAGCTGCGGAAGCATGCAATAGCTACCATGGCATGTCACAGCTCCATACGCTTTAACCGCAGTCTTACACTGGATGAAATGAAGCGTGTCATAGAGGATTTAGCACATTGTGAGCAGCCGTTTCATTGCCCGCATGGAAGACCGACAATGATCTGTATGGAGGATAAGGCATTGATCCATGAATTTGAACGTGGATAA
- a CDS encoding GNAT family N-acetyltransferase produces MNLTKEPCLYADMLQCRNAGGLVLYETETALLLQGRISKILYSAAADNQAGKEIVEHLPKQFGILVAHDTYTDPWLKSMRKLESELECVHCVYVEDEPPAVALPEGFVINRLDASHTQKIIALYRHSMESLANEQYIGECLQDGMYGAFYKGELCGFIGVHEQESIGILEVHPKWRRKGLAVALEQVMIGKQLERGRLPYGEIVKDNTASIRLQKKAGMITDEKLTYWYFP; encoded by the coding sequence ATGAATTTAACAAAGGAACCCTGTCTGTATGCGGATATGCTGCAGTGCAGGAATGCAGGCGGGTTAGTTTTATATGAAACAGAGACAGCCCTGCTTTTACAGGGAAGAATTTCAAAGATTTTATACAGTGCTGCGGCAGATAATCAGGCAGGGAAAGAAATCGTGGAGCACCTGCCAAAGCAGTTTGGCATACTGGTTGCCCATGACACCTATACGGATCCCTGGCTGAAATCCATGCGAAAGCTGGAAAGCGAGCTGGAGTGTGTTCACTGTGTATATGTTGAGGATGAACCCCCTGCAGTAGCCCTGCCGGAAGGCTTTGTAATAAATAGGCTGGATGCATCACATACACAGAAAATCATTGCATTATACAGGCATTCAATGGAATCTCTGGCAAATGAACAGTATATCGGTGAATGTCTGCAGGATGGTATGTATGGTGCATTTTACAAAGGTGAGCTATGCGGATTTATCGGAGTACATGAGCAGGAAAGTATCGGAATTCTGGAGGTTCATCCCAAATGGCGGAGAAAAGGACTTGCTGTGGCTCTGGAGCAGGTGATGATTGGCAAACAGCTGGAGCGCGGCAGACTGCCCTATGGTGAAATTGTAAAGGATAATACTGCCAGTATCCGGCTTCAGAAAAAAGCAGGGATGATTACAGATGAAAAGCTTACCTACTGGTATTTTCCCTGA
- the miaA gene encoding tRNA (adenosine(37)-N6)-dimethylallyltransferase MiaA, whose protein sequence is MEKVLVIAGPTGVGKTSLSVELAKACHGEVISGDSMQVYKEMSIGTAKITKEEMQEVPHYLIDFCSFTEEYNVKIFQEKAREYIAEITKHGHLPIICGGTGLYIKSCLYDYQFVDQPQDTEFMNFLAERSTDEIWGMLSVIDPKACENLHPHNRQRIVRALAMAHTGEKKSEIVESQEHRPVYDAYIIGLTMDRSRLYERINARVDTMMEQGLLQEIEQLHTLQEDVWSLQSFQGIGYKEWKAYIEDRESVATCVERIKKNSRNFAKRQYTWFRNQMQVHWYDVEDENYREKILEDVKAWMEN, encoded by the coding sequence ATGGAAAAAGTACTGGTGATTGCAGGTCCCACAGGCGTAGGAAAAACAAGTCTTAGTGTGGAGCTGGCAAAAGCCTGTCATGGAGAGGTTATCAGCGGAGATTCCATGCAGGTTTATAAAGAAATGAGTATCGGAACAGCAAAAATAACAAAGGAGGAAATGCAGGAGGTACCGCATTATCTGATTGATTTCTGTTCCTTTACAGAGGAATACAATGTTAAAATTTTTCAGGAGAAGGCCAGAGAATACATAGCGGAAATCACCAAACATGGGCATCTTCCCATCATATGTGGAGGAACAGGGCTATATATAAAGTCCTGTCTGTATGATTATCAGTTTGTCGATCAGCCGCAGGATACGGAGTTTATGAATTTTCTGGCAGAGCGAAGTACGGATGAAATATGGGGAATGCTGTCAGTCATCGATCCAAAAGCCTGTGAGAATCTGCATCCGCATAACAGGCAGAGAATCGTTCGTGCTCTTGCGATGGCACATACCGGAGAGAAAAAAAGTGAAATCGTTGAGTCACAGGAACACCGTCCTGTTTACGATGCCTATATCATAGGTCTTACAATGGATCGTTCGCGGCTGTATGAGAGAATCAATGCAAGAGTCGATACCATGATGGAGCAGGGACTGCTGCAGGAAATTGAACAGCTCCATACCCTGCAGGAGGATGTCTGGAGTCTGCAAAGCTTTCAGGGAATCGGCTATAAGGAATGGAAAGCTTACATAGAGGACAGGGAATCAGTTGCCACCTGTGTGGAACGTATTAAGAAAAATTCACGTAATTTTGCGAAACGCCAGTATACATGGTTCCGCAATCAGATGCAGGTGCACTGGTATGATGTTGAAGATGAGAACTATCGCGAAAAAATTTTAGAAGATGTAAAAGCATGGATGGAGAACTGA
- a CDS encoding DUF2812 domain-containing protein — METKRIFRFFSLAEYGEEQKFLEEMHQKGWKLKSYTVFRGYVFEKCIPENWIYQLDYRDEVEDLNAYIQLFQDCGWEYVMMFNSFYYFRRKENGEENNSEIFSDRETRREYCESIYKRSVFLTLFCAIIFSIIIVPGLWKALQMFDRDPWFLVVYSLISGIMLFELLFLIRCTLKLYAAKKEQEST, encoded by the coding sequence ATGGAAACAAAGAGAATCTTTAGATTCTTCTCACTTGCGGAATATGGCGAAGAACAGAAGTTTCTGGAAGAAATGCATCAAAAGGGCTGGAAGCTGAAAAGCTATACGGTTTTCAGGGGGTATGTCTTTGAGAAATGCATACCGGAAAACTGGATTTATCAACTGGATTATCGTGATGAAGTAGAGGATCTGAATGCTTATATACAGCTGTTTCAGGATTGCGGCTGGGAATATGTCATGATGTTTAATTCCTTCTATTATTTTCGCAGAAAAGAGAATGGGGAAGAAAACAATTCGGAGATTTTCAGTGATCGTGAAACGCGGCGGGAATATTGTGAGTCTATTTATAAGCGAAGTGTATTTCTTACCTTGTTTTGTGCAATCATATTTTCTATTATCATAGTTCCCGGTCTGTGGAAGGCTTTACAAATGTTTGACAGAGATCCATGGTTTCTTGTTGTATATTCTTTGATTTCCGGTATTATGCTGTTTGAACTCCTGTTTTTAATAAGATGCACGCTGAAATTATATGCGGCAAAGAAGGAGCAGGAAAGCACTTAA
- the rsmI gene encoding 16S rRNA (cytidine(1402)-2'-O)-methyltransferase — protein MNRQKSFENEKATLYVVATPIGNLQEMTPRALKVLESVDVIAAEDTRNTLKLLTHFGIHTRLISHHQHNEAQSANGLLELLRQGQDIALVSDAGYPLISDPGCVVTQKVIEEGFNVVPISGSNAMLNALVSSGMDTRHFLFYGFLKSGEKERIRELYELKYYPFTMVFYEAPHRVKKMLASCLEVLGNRNICLARELTKKHEEFLRGTIEEILEIAEELKGEMVIVMEGSRETKDPGEDSAMPLVHEQINTYIKEGLTTNEAIKRVARERGLSKNEIYKQYHGLC, from the coding sequence ATGAATCGTCAGAAGAGCTTCGAAAACGAGAAAGCAACCCTGTATGTGGTGGCAACGCCAATCGGGAATCTGCAGGAAATGACACCAAGAGCATTGAAAGTGCTGGAGTCTGTCGATGTAATTGCGGCAGAGGATACCAGAAACACACTGAAGCTGTTAACGCATTTCGGTATTCATACCAGACTGATTTCCCATCATCAGCACAATGAGGCTCAAAGTGCAAACGGTCTTTTGGAGCTGCTGCGTCAGGGACAGGATATCGCGCTTGTGAGTGATGCCGGCTATCCTTTGATCAGCGATCCGGGCTGTGTTGTAACACAGAAGGTAATCGAGGAGGGCTTTAATGTCGTTCCGATATCCGGAAGCAATGCGATGCTGAATGCCCTGGTATCCAGTGGCATGGACACCAGACATTTTCTGTTTTACGGATTTTTGAAATCCGGTGAAAAGGAACGGATTCGTGAATTGTATGAATTAAAATACTATCCGTTTACCATGGTCTTTTATGAAGCACCGCACCGTGTGAAAAAAATGCTTGCTTCCTGTCTTGAGGTACTGGGCAACCGCAATATCTGTCTGGCTCGTGAGCTTACAAAAAAGCATGAGGAGTTTCTGAGAGGCACTATCGAAGAAATTCTGGAAATTGCGGAGGAGCTTAAGGGTGAAATGGTAATTGTTATGGAGGGCTCCAGAGAAACCAAGGATCCGGGAGAGGATTCCGCAATGCCGCTTGTTCATGAACAGATCAATACCTATATTAAAGAAGGATTGACTACCAATGAAGCAATCAAGCGTGTCGCAAGAGAGCGCGGCCTCAGTAAAAATGAAATATATAAGCAGTACCACGGATTATGTTAA
- a CDS encoding stage 0 sporulation protein has protein sequence MNQSEDRNGISKGNPNPKQDKKKHHDRGFEQKRDMKHHPKHDGKPNVKSEAKEPRQEVKKEMKQEQRPAQKPEHKKANHNERKPEGRVYKYIAFVSFKDSKKIYTFGTDVDEYRVGDDVVVETIRGLELGKIVKETETFLSNGMEIKPITRKATERDLKQAQENIEKAGKAMEICAECIRKLGLDMNLIEAEYTLDCSKIIFVYVADERVDFRELLKELASIFKCRIELRQIGPRNKSKIIGGLGTCGMETCCSRFMNDFDVVSINMAKNQLLALNIQKLSGQCGKLMCCLKFEDSQYKRLREGLPKMNSQIEYKGSRYRITSMNVLLQQVKIENKEDVQFLSFKELWPDIDFSDR, from the coding sequence ATGAATCAGTCGGAAGACAGGAACGGGATTTCAAAAGGAAATCCGAATCCGAAGCAGGATAAAAAAAAGCATCATGACAGAGGCTTTGAACAGAAACGGGATATGAAGCATCATCCCAAGCATGATGGAAAACCCAATGTGAAGTCGGAAGCGAAGGAACCACGACAGGAAGTAAAGAAGGAAATGAAGCAGGAACAAAGGCCTGCACAAAAGCCGGAGCACAAGAAGGCAAACCACAATGAGCGCAAGCCGGAAGGCAGAGTTTATAAATACATCGCGTTTGTATCCTTTAAGGATTCAAAAAAAATCTATACCTTCGGTACCGATGTGGATGAGTACCGGGTGGGTGATGATGTGGTGGTTGAAACGATTCGTGGTCTGGAGCTTGGAAAAATCGTTAAGGAAACAGAAACCTTTTTGTCCAACGGAATGGAGATCAAGCCAATCACACGCAAAGCAACAGAGCGTGATTTAAAGCAGGCACAGGAAAATATTGAAAAGGCCGGTAAGGCTATGGAGATATGTGCGGAATGTATCCGTAAGCTTGGATTGGATATGAATCTGATTGAAGCGGAGTATACGCTGGATTGCAGTAAAATCATCTTTGTTTATGTTGCGGATGAGCGTGTGGATTTCCGTGAGCTTCTCAAGGAGCTGGCAAGTATTTTTAAATGCCGCATTGAGCTTCGTCAGATCGGTCCCCGTAACAAATCAAAAATCATTGGTGGTCTGGGAACCTGCGGTATGGAAACTTGCTGTTCCAGATTTATGAATGACTTTGATGTCGTATCTATCAATATGGCAAAGAATCAGCTGCTGGCATTGAATATTCAAAAGCTGAGCGGACAGTGCGGCAAGCTGATGTGCTGTCTGAAATTTGAAGACAGTCAGTATAAGCGGCTGCGTGAGGGTCTGCCGAAAATGAATTCCCAGATTGAATACAAGGGAAGCCGATATCGAATTACCAGTATGAATGTACTGCTTCAGCAGGTAAAGATTGAAAATAAAGAGGATGTACAGTTTCTTTCCTTTAAGGAATTGTGGCCGGATATAGATTTCTCCGATCGGTAG
- a CDS encoding DNA polymerase III subunit delta, with the protein MFKDILREQQPVVYHTLRNALEHNRLAHAYMFSGPSGTPKKETAYLLAQSLVCRESGFACEVCDTCERIAHNEYADMIYLDGTSVSIKKDDILKLQHAFAKTGLEKTGKKIYVLDHAENATPDALNSLLKFLEEPGSDMIAILIVEQLDRVLPTIISRCQNIPFTPLSASQCYAAVQEDLEALDAYLLSSMIRQKSEILEASESEDYQHARFLMKGMLERYLSSPYDALLFLQLEGFPSKQKKHGKQAMLYLLDMLTIFFRDCLRGSRRQSDTWYQNMLKEYQKKNMDMAAILQILMQTKDTLLRSVNLQLLVDQMLYRMKEVTE; encoded by the coding sequence ATGTTTAAAGATATTCTGAGAGAACAGCAGCCGGTGGTATATCACACTCTGCGAAATGCTCTGGAGCATAACCGTCTTGCGCATGCCTATATGTTCAGCGGTCCCAGCGGTACGCCCAAAAAAGAAACTGCATATCTGCTGGCCCAGAGTCTGGTTTGCAGGGAATCAGGCTTCGCCTGTGAAGTATGTGATACGTGTGAGCGTATTGCACACAACGAATATGCCGATATGATATATCTGGATGGAACAAGTGTTTCCATTAAGAAGGACGATATTCTGAAGCTGCAGCATGCATTCGCAAAAACTGGTCTTGAAAAAACCGGAAAGAAAATATATGTGCTGGATCATGCGGAAAATGCGACACCGGATGCATTAAACTCCCTGTTGAAATTTCTGGAGGAACCGGGAAGTGATATGATTGCAATACTGATTGTGGAACAGCTGGACAGAGTTCTTCCTACCATCATTTCCCGCTGTCAGAATATCCCCTTTACCCCGTTGAGCGCATCACAGTGCTATGCGGCGGTACAGGAAGATCTGGAGGCGCTGGATGCCTATCTGCTCAGCAGCATGATCCGCCAGAAGTCGGAAATTCTGGAGGCTTCGGAAAGTGAGGATTATCAGCATGCCCGCTTTTTAATGAAGGGAATGCTGGAGCGTTATCTTTCCTCACCATATGATGCTTTGCTGTTTCTGCAGTTGGAAGGCTTTCCTTCAAAACAGAAAAAGCACGGAAAGCAGGCAATGCTCTATCTGCTTGATATGCTTACTATATTCTTCCGTGACTGTCTGCGTGGCAGTCGTCGGCAATCGGATACATGGTATCAGAATATGCTGAAGGAATATCAGAAGAAAAACATGGATATGGCAGCAATTCTGCAGATTCTCATGCAGACGAAGGATACATTACTGCGTTCGGTCAACCTGCAGCTGCTCGTTGATCAGATGCTATACAGAATGAAAGAGGTGACAGAATGA
- a CDS encoding PadR family transcriptional regulator encodes MDEKIRRVYVPMTETGFYILFSLQEERHGYHVIQYVKKITDNEIIISAGTLYGTLSKMEKDQLIRFTREEEKRKYYQITELGSTVLQLELARINRLYINSKGGCYHGNKENL; translated from the coding sequence ATGGATGAAAAAATAAGACGTGTTTATGTGCCGATGACAGAAACCGGTTTTTATATTCTGTTTTCCCTGCAGGAGGAACGCCATGGTTATCATGTAATTCAATATGTGAAAAAAATTACAGATAACGAAATCATTATAAGTGCAGGAACCTTGTATGGAACTCTTTCAAAAATGGAAAAGGATCAGCTGATCAGGTTTACAAGAGAGGAAGAAAAAAGAAAATATTATCAAATTACAGAGCTTGGCAGTACGGTACTGCAGCTGGAGCTGGCCCGTATTAACCGCTTATATATCAACAGTAAAGGAGGATGCTATCATGGAAACAAAGAGAATCTTTAG